The Carassius auratus strain Wakin chromosome 34, ASM336829v1, whole genome shotgun sequence genomic sequence GTAATGCACTTCTTCaataataaatatctttatttttaatatttgtatttatacaaatGAATATGTGTGCACTAAACAGCTGTCCGCTGTACCTCAGCACATCTGTGGATGCTGTCTGGGCCAACTCCTCCGTCCACTTCAATGTCCAGAGAAGGGAACTGACCCCTGAGCCAGCTCACCTGCAGGGACACAAGCATCTTCAGTGTCTAAAAGAGACTAATAGACATTACACTTGCGTACCTTTGGCATCATATCTTCCATGAACTTCTGACCGCCAAAGCCAGGCTCTACAGTCATGACAAGAGCCATATCGATCTGCCCAGCCCACGGTGCCAGTTCCTCAACAGTTGTTCCAGGTTTAATGGCAAGACCAACCTGCATCATAAGAATGTTCTTAAAACTCATACTATCAGTAATGCTTAGATTAGTTCAGAATATAAGactttctttacttttctttacttttttttaaagtcagatgTATACATCAAAATAAGAGTTTACTAACACCTCCTTTAAACCAGTGAAATTACTTATCTTCTGCCCGAATCAAATTCGTACAAATACaacatgctttaaataaaaaaaaaaattattagtcgGCAGAGGGCGCCATAAGGTCATATCAGTCAAAACAGCAAAGAATctgcatgttatatatatatatatatatatatatatatatatatatatatatatattatacacacacatgcacaaaaaaaaaaaaaaaatcctcaatttTTAACAGACCTTCATGCCACTCTCCCTGATTTCCTTGATGAGGTTGCCAGGGTTGGTTGTAGCTTCTAGATGGAAAGTGTACTGATTGGCTCCTGCTGCTGCCATGGGCTTCACCCACTGCTCTGGCCTGGACACCATCATATGCATGTCTGTAATAAGGCAAACGGTAAACAAAGCCTCCAGACCTGCACAGAGCAAACACTGCAATGTTTTACTTATCTGGTTTACCCTAGAGGCAATGTTTAAGAATACTGAAAGTGGGTGAAAATGTGAAAGAAGCCAGGGTGTCTACTTGACTGGATTACTAACAAAACTGTCTGAACGAAGAGAACCAGATTGTGTGCAGCTCAAATGAAACAGAAACCAAAATAGATGcaattttgtaataataactGGAACTCACCGAAAAAAGGATCAGGTCCGATACAGCGTCGTAAACATTCCACCATAGGATGTCCAAATGTGATGTTTGGAACAAAATGCCTTTCAAACATATGTAAAGAGATTGAAAAAGGCAGAGTTAGACACCTTAATttctggaagaaaaaaacaacaaatatatatatatatatatatatatatatatatatatatatagatagatagatatagatagatatatatttaaataaataataataaaatcctcaCAGAAATAAAGCaccacagctgttttcaaaattgacaataataataaataaaagtttcgTGGGCattaatcagcatatttgaatgacttttgaaggatcatgtgacactgaatggctgctgaaaattcagctttgacatcaaaattataaacattttaagttgtaataatatttcacattatttcacACTTACGgtgttctgtatttttttttttatcaaatgaatgcagcctcagtgagcataatagatttattttgtttttatttattgtgtgtgggGGAATAAGATAATGGTCTCACTGCTATGTTTATCTGTCTATGACTTGTAACTTAAAATTGTGAGTTTGTTTGTAACTAGGATGAATCCATGATGTATCATTCCTGTGCCAAAATGTGGGATAACAACGTTCTTGCTCAttaaaatgacttcagaaagTAATATGGTGTGGTTCTCTGGGTCACATGATCACGATCAGTGCCTGCAGGTCAACACTGGGTGagaaacttaaatgaaaattgcAAACGTCATTCCTCACCCATCCATAACGTCAAGGTGCAGATAATCAGCACCGCACTCCATCATTCGCTCACATTCCCCCCCGAGCTGCGACAGATCGCTGCTCAAAATAGACGGTCCTATCTTCGCCGTGTATGCCATGCTGCACTGCCTCTGCCTGCCTCTGCCTGCCTCTGCCTGCCTCAGCCTGCCTCAGCCTGCCTCAGCCTGCCTCAGCCTGCTGCACACTTCCGCTGTTCACACACGCCTTTCAAAACAAAAGTCCTGCGTCATCTCATTATCGCCAAGAGGTGGCGCGATTTGAAAAAGAAAACGGTCTCATATCTAAACCTAAAATACCAAATCATTGACTGGTTGAATGTTTACAACAGGACATCCTGAAAGCCCCTCCTTTCCTATTATTTGAGTCTGACCAAGGACTTTGGTCTGACTGATAACTCGGCCTTTGACGGATATGTCCTGTTCTCATTCCCCCTCCACCGTCCTTCTATCTCCACAGAGTTAAACAACTTCAATTGTCCTTAAAATTGTTGTCTTCCTGAACTGTTTTTTGTCTTCAGTTCAGGACGCTGtttaagagagagagatgctggcATTTTAATTAAACCAGCTCATGGAGCATTTCACACTTGTGAGCTCAAACAGAccgtatatatttaaaagaaaacctCTGCATAAACCCTTTTGAGCATATAAAAGTATCTATAAATCTGTGACGCAAAATAATCTGCACAAAATACAAAGCACAAAGGTGGGTTTTCAGAAAATCTTACATTAAGCAATATACCACCAAACACACCATTtccataatttatgtatttatcacACCGAATAAGCACAGTTATGCAGTTTGTgggattgatttttattttatttttttatctatacaAGTTCCATATGATGGAAAACTATGTTTTTTGACTATACACTAATTGTGTGAAAATTTAAATGGAACAATAATaggaattaaagctgcaagcagcgatgaacgggccctcgcacccgggctcaccggcagcgagtggctttagttaataggtgaacggtgagaaatatgcgtttaaactcataaatataagtagaatatatcaatgtttattccatatatgtgccaatcttcctgttgccagcaggtggcgctatcattataatggaatattggccttcagatatgttcagggcaggacttttatcgaacatgtgaggtttggggaggattggacactttatgcctgcgttacaacaacatcctatttcatggcgaaacaatgaaatttgtcaggccgccatggacacgccctttaacgaaacctcaagatcttcgcaatttaagatcgcaaaaggctttagattacactgaccaagtttggtgttgatctgaataaatatctaggaggagtttgttaaagtacaacccctgaaaatggccaaaacaacactaattttgcagagaaaattccaaataactgacttcctgttgggattcggacttcgtaccaagagactttttcgtagatattggtgtgttacatgtgtgtaccgattcttgtacatgtacgtgaaacatagctcaaggcgcactccgtttaaagtgtatacgcactccgttgaaagtgtataggtggcgctattgagccattttgccacactcgatggaatattggccttcagatctgttcaggccaggacccttatcacacaagtgaagtttgggcaagatcggacattttatgcctgagttataacatcttttattcccatggcgagacattgaacttcatcacggcgccatggacacaccttttaacaaaaactcaagatattcacaactaaacatcacacaggtctttagattagactgaccacaaaaaagacattgatgtcataaaatttctaggagtagtttgtcgcagtgtaaaatatgtaacttcctgttgccaataggtggcgctatgactataactgaatattggcatgtagatctgttcaggtcaagagtcttatccaacatgtgaagtttggggcagattggacattgtatgtctgagttacagcaacttcctttttcatggcgaaacatcgaaatttttcaggccgccatggacccgccctttaacgaaacctcaagtccttcgcaatttattatcgcaaagggctttagattacactgaccaagtttgatgttgatctgaataaatctctaggaggagttcgttaaagtacaacccctgaaaatggcaaaaacaacagcaattttgaagggaaaattcaaaataaccgacttcctgttgggatctggatttcgtaccaagagacttttttgtaggtattggagtgttacatgtgtgtaccaatttttgtacatgtacgtgaaacatagctcgaggcgcactccgttgaaagtgtataggtggcgctatagagccattctgccacacccggtggaatattggcctgaagatctgttcaggccaggactcttatcacacatgtgaagtttggggaagatcggacatcttatgcctgagttataacatcttttattcacatggcgagacatcgaacttcgtcgcggcgccatgaacaagccttttaacgaaaactcaagatcttcacaactgaacatcgcacaggcctttagattagactgaccacaaaaaagacattgatgtcataaa encodes the following:
- the LOC113053311 gene encoding ribulose-phosphate 3-epimerase-like, giving the protein MAYTAKIGPSILSSDLSQLGGECERMMECGADYLHLDVMDGHFVPNITFGHPMVECLRRCIGPDPFFDMHMMVSRPEQWVKPMAAAGANQYTFHLEATTNPGNLIKEIRESGMKVGLAIKPGTTVEELAPWAGQIDMALVMTVEPGFGGQKFMEDMMPKVSWLRGQFPSLDIEVDGGVGPDSIHRCAEAGANMIVSGSAVVSSDDPRSVIALLKNVVIEAIQKRSLDR